The following DNA comes from Chitinophaga nivalis.
CTTCAAAAATGCCAACATATACGGAGTCAAGCGAAATGATCCGATCCAATTCTGCTCCTACCGCAGGATCTAGATCAAAGTAATCGGTTGTCAGACTTTGATCAACTGTCCTATTATCCAATGAGGCCAGTGCAATCTGAGCAAACTTTATCATTGATGGCTTAAGTATTGCAGGCAACCCGGCACCGTTCAAAAAAGTTATAAAACGATCCTGACGCTCCCGCACCAGCAAGGTATCAATATGTATGGTTAGATATTCACTCTTTGTTATCATTACAAGTATAGGTTTTTTACTGCTATCTCGCAATTGCTTGCTTGTAACCAGTAAATATCAAATAATTGTCGCATAAAAGACTGCGTTGCATGGTCTTTGACAGAATAAATACCTGTTGAACCTTGGACGGAAATATGATGACCAATAGGAGCCTCTACTAAATAAAAATTGGTTTTATCAATTATTAGCATTCGATCATGGAACCACCAATTTTCCATAGTTGTATTTGATTTATTAACTACGCGAAGACCAAAGCGAACTTGCCGACTGGCAGGAATCACTATCTGCATGGCATTTTCTACTGCCTGTAAATATGGATTTCCTCTTGTCATGCCCTTCTGTGTTAATAACTTAATGGTAACTTGCAGTTGTACAGAGGTAAAGATTATTGCATCGCCTGGAGTTCCTGACGGCACGTTAAAATAAGGATTCCAAATTTCAATGAAGGATTTTGCACCTGCAATAAGTTGTTGATATAGCAAAGGTGGATCGACAGGAAATGACTCCTTATGGTAGAACCAATAAACAGGCTGACCATCATCATGCATTCGTGTCGTATTATTAGGGTTAGTCGGAAATATTGGCCGGCTCATAATTCCTTGCTATTAATATACTCCATTAAAGTCACGCTTTCCTTCCAAAACCACTTTTCTACCTGATCTACAACCTGCAGATCACTCGAATTTGGAATTTTCCCAATACAGCCGGCTCGTTTGCCGATTTCAGCGAAAGAGGTTCCCAGAAAATAAGCATTGGTATCGGTAATAATAAAACGATCATGTAGGGTAGATCCCATAAGCATTTTACATTCTATTTTTTGATAAGGCTTTTTGTTATACTCCTCTATGGCGTCATATAATTTCTGAGCTTCCTCCTTATTAACAAAGTCTTTGCCTTTACAATTAAGGATCCGCAAGGTGACCGATATATTTTTTATTTGATAGGCGTATTCAATCAAATCATTTACCATGAAATAGGGATCCACCAAGTAGCAACTATCCTTTGCTTGGTTGATAATTTCCTTAACGATCTTTCGTGCTTTCGTCTTGGTTTCAACTTTATCTACCTCAGTTTGGCCAGCAGCAAAAAAATGAAATTCATTCCTTCTCTGATGCCTCTGAAACTGCCTGCTTTTTTCTCCTGTTTTAAAATAGTAAGTTTCGTTCAGTTGCTCAGCATCTCCCACCTTCACGGTTTGTTCAGTTGAATATTTTTGAATGATAACCGGGTTTTCTCCCTCTCTGTTGATTTTAAGTTTAGAGTGCCCAATCGATACGCCGAAGTTGATACGATGTATGAAAGCCGCCTTTGGCAGCATAGCAATCAAATGTTTACTTTTATTATAGACCCTTGTTTCGATCATTCCCGGTTTATGCGGCAAATTCAAAAAGCCAATTTTCTCGTTGATATCGAAGGTCCCATCAAAAGCAATTTCATCGCCATGCCAATCAGTAATATGGATAGAGAGCAGCTCGTTCTTGATTCCTTGCCGCAGCAATAAATTGTAGATGATACCTTCCGGGTTAGATTGATGTGTAAAATTCAGTTTTCTAAAGTAGGGATTAGGCAACGATAGATACATATTGCCTATATGCTCAGGAAAGGTAAAGAGATCAAAACCCAGCCACTCAGAGGTAAGTTTACTAATTATTTCCTTTTCCTTGCCGGTTGTTTGTTGAAACTTCTGCTGCACCACCCTATCTGTATCAATTTGCGTCCATACTAAAAGGCCAGAATCTCTTTTGGGCAAGATTGCGCCGACCCCCTCGGTAGTATAAATATTGGAGGGCAAAACTAAAGGGGAGGCTCCCGCAGGCTCCATCGAGAACTTCCCGTTTATAAAATGATCGGTAATATCTACCGCTTTACCTTGCTGTAAAGGGTTCTTAAAATACTCGATGGCTTTACCAACATCAGCCATTTCTTCCACCACCAGGTTAAGCTTGTAGATATCCCATTTCCCTTCCAATTTCGGTCTAATAGTTCTATATTTATACCAAGTCTGGTCTGGAATTTTATAAGGTAGAAATTCCTCCGGCAAAAGTTCAATTACAGAAAAGACATGGTACCACTTCTTTGTCACTACATCTTCTGCAACGATCGCTGTTCTCATTGCCTTTGTGTAAAACGGCATTATTTCTTCGAGCAAATCCATAAATAAGAAGCCTGTTAGATATAAATAAAAATAACCCCATATTTCCTTTTTCTGAAATGAATTTTCCAGGATCTACATACTTTGTTTGGGACCATTCAACTTCCCTTTCAGAACCCATTGTGCCAGTTACAGTAAAATATGAAGCCGCCCTTGACTGGTTTGACAGCTACACATGATCTTCATATTCCTCAGAGTTATCGACAGGAAATACTGATCGGTATATATATTAATAACACGTTATTCACCTCTTAAATCTTGGGGAGTAACATAAAATTGTTAATGGTATACCTGATCAGGAAACTCGTTTTTCCTCAGTCCAGGAAAAAACATTGTGTAAATCTAAACTCCAAAATTTCAACCCCAATTTCGATAATTCAATGTGTGTTTGCGAAGATTAGACTAATCAAGTATAAGAAGAAAAACACAACCGATTTCGAGACTTTTAAGAACGTTCTTCAATGTTTGTACGACTTGGCTAAAATATCACAAGAATGCTTAGTAGGAAGCAAGGGTTCTAATATAGTTTACTCGAAGCTCCCTGGATTACAAATTTTCAAGAAACATGAGAAGTGAACAATATGTTATTTATCCGATAATCAGATATATTTTTTTGATTATTATAACAAGAATATTATTATAAAATAGTACCGTAAAAAATTAAAGGAGAGTATTGAATGCGTGTATGAGTATATGATAGTCAGTCGTCTAAAAAAGAAAAAACGTGATACAATTTAACTATAAAATTGTATCACGTTTTGTTGCCCAACCTGGATTCGAACCAAGACAAACAGAACCAAAATCTGTCGTACTACCTTTATACTATTGGGCACCGTTAAACGGGACGCAAATGTAATACTTTTTCCATAAAAAACAAGTGTGGGAGAAAAATATCAAAAAAAATAATCGCGTATACACGTACACGTTACCCTGCCGGAACCGGCAATAGTCACGATATAATGACCACCTATCCGATCATACCGACCTCCTATTTCATGACAGCACCGGCGGCAATACCCACTGCGATAGCATCTTCCACACC
Coding sequences within:
- a CDS encoding VPA1262 family N-terminal domain-containing protein encodes the protein MDLLEEIMPFYTKAMRTAIVAEDVVTKKWYHVFSVIELLPEEFLPYKIPDQTWYKYRTIRPKLEGKWDIYKLNLVVEEMADVGKAIEYFKNPLQQGKAVDITDHFINGKFSMEPAGASPLVLPSNIYTTEGVGAILPKRDSGLLVWTQIDTDRVVQQKFQQTTGKEKEIISKLTSEWLGFDLFTFPEHIGNMYLSLPNPYFRKLNFTHQSNPEGIIYNLLLRQGIKNELLSIHITDWHGDEIAFDGTFDINEKIGFLNLPHKPGMIETRVYNKSKHLIAMLPKAAFIHRINFGVSIGHSKLKINREGENPVIIQKYSTEQTVKVGDAEQLNETYYFKTGEKSRQFQRHQRRNEFHFFAAGQTEVDKVETKTKARKIVKEIINQAKDSCYLVDPYFMVNDLIEYAYQIKNISVTLRILNCKGKDFVNKEEAQKLYDAIEEYNKKPYQKIECKMLMGSTLHDRFIITDTNAYFLGTSFAEIGKRAGCIGKIPNSSDLQVVDQVEKWFWKESVTLMEYINSKEL